The following DNA comes from Cellulophaga sp. HaHa_2_95.
TTATCAGCTTATAAATCCTGATGCATTTCATAATTGTAAAAGTTTAGGTTTTATTTATTCTGGAGTTTTAATTGAATTTCTTCAATCGTCAAGTTCTTAGTTTCAATTAAATAACGGTAAAGGATAAGCATGCCTATAAATACGGTTGCGGCATAAAAAAGTAAGGTGTTACTAATTCCGAATGTTGCCAATTGTGTAGGGAACATCATTTGAATTAACCAGCTTGCTGTACTCGTTATTAACGTGAAAAATGGGATTGCGATACCACGTAATGAAATCGGGAAAATTTCTGAAAATAAAACCCACATCACGGGTCCTATAGAGAAATGAAAGGCCGCAATAAAACTAAGAATACCTATTAAAACTATAACGGCATTTATATCAGCTGATTTTTGAATTAATAAACTAGAATGTTCACGGGCATCTTTTTCGCCCAATGATTTAATTAATGCTTCTTTTAATGCAATATCACTAGCGTACTCTATGTCAACCATGTTATTCAAACGTTCTGCATTTGGTATTTGGTTCATTTCAGCAATGGCCTCTTTAGTTAAGGTATAGGTAGCTGTTTTAAATCCAACATATGCAATCCCTAAACTTATGACAACCCACAGCATGCCACCTATAATCATAGGGCGTCTTCCTATTCTATCTACTAGTAGCAATCCTAATAGGGTAAATAACAATCCTGTTAATCCTGTCCAAATAGCTTGCATAAAAGCAGCATCAGTACCTATCCCTATCTGTTCAAAAACTGTTGGCGCATAGAACAAAATAGCATTGATGCCAGAGGTTTGTTGTGCAATTGCCAAAGTAAATGCAATGATAAAAGTTGCGCTATAATTTTTACTAAAAATCTCTTTTAGCTGTGAAAATACAGAACGATTATTAGCACTAGTTTTCATGCTTTTCTCCATGTCAAGAAGCTGTTCGTTTACCTCGTCTTCAGGTAAAAGTTTCAGTAAGGTTAGTCTAGCGTCTTCCTGTTTTCCATTATAAAATAGCCAAGCAGGACTGCGTGGAATAAAGAATAAAAGTATAAACCAAGCGATGGCTGGTAAGATTTCGGAGCCCAACATCCACCGCCAGGTGTTCTCATGAAAACCTAAATCTTGTACCCAAGCTGCATCGGAGACCCCCAGTTGTAGTATCAGGTAATTAATGAAATAAGCTCCAGATAATCCTATTACAATATTAATTTGGATCATGGTAACTAGTTTACCTCGCAATTTAGGAGGTGCTATTTCACCTATATACATGGCGGCTAATGAGATTGATGTAAAGGCTAAACCACCTAAGAATCTAAAAGATAATAGGCTTATATAGTTAGGAGCAAAGGCAGATCCGATAGCCGAGAACACGTAGAGGGCAGCTACTATTTGCAAGGTTTTTCGCCTTCCATATTTGTTACACGCATACCCTGCAAAAAATAAGGCTAATAAAACACCAAGTGCTGGGGCACCAACGACCATTCCTAATTGCAGATCATTCAACGCAAATTCTTGAGAAATGAATTTTACGGTACCCGATATTAAAGCTGCATCTAAACCAAAAACAAAGCCCCCCATGGCAACAATGAGTGCGTAGCTGTAAGCATTTTTTTTATATGTATTCATAAATTATAGGCTTTTGGTGTAGTAATTCTAAGTGTTTTATTCCCAAATAACGGGTAGAAAAACAGACATTTCTGTTTCTTCATTACTTCTATTAGACCACGTGAAATAGGGAATAAACGTAGTTTTGAAAGTGTTCCATTCCGGTTGATTTACTTTTTGGTACATTGCCGTACTATTCGCAGTTTCTTTTCTAAGTAATACCTCTCCAGAAATAGTGGTAACACCTCCCAAGAATTCAGGATGATACGCTGACTTTAAATTTCTAGTATCTCCTTTGATATAGGCTTCTAAAATACTACTGTCTTCTGGTAAATCTACAGATTCTAAACAATACACTACCGGCCCTCTTTTTATGGCTACTTGATTTCTTACTTCTTCAATACGACCATGGCCTTCGATTAAATTAATGTCTAATGGCATGCTTAAGCGAATGACGTCCCCTTTTTTCCACCTTTGATTTATGGTAGCATAGGCTCCTGGAGTAGTTTCTATATTGGCCTCCTCGTCATTAATTGTGATTTTTGAGCCTATTACCCATTCAGGAATCCTCAATAGAATGTCAAAGGCTTCGTCTTTGCAGGCTTCAATAGAAATTGCGATATCGCCCTCCCAAGGGTATTTTGTTTCTTGTTTTAGTTTAAGAGCAGAGCCATCATTTAAGGTTGTTGCTAAATTATTGCCACCATATAAGTTAACAGCAATACCATTTTCAGATTTACTGTAGGCCCATCCAGATACTTGAGCAATGGTGCGCACGAGGTTGGGAGGGCAGCAGAAACACTCCAAATATTCCTGTCTAGTAGGAAATTCTGTGTTCATTTTGTCATAATCTCTTGCGCCATGAACGGTACGTAGTGGATTTGCATAATAGTACCTATCGCCTTCAATATTAATTCCAGACAACGCGCTATTGTATAAAACAGTTTCCATGACATCAGCATATTTTGCTTCTCCATGTAAGCCTAACATTCTATAACTAAACATTGAATTACAGATATTTGCGCAAGTTTCATTGTAGGCGGTGGTATTGGGCATCATGTATTCATTAATAAAACCTTCTTCAATTTTATCTTTATTGGTTGATGCTCCGTAATGTGCTTGTCCCACGGCACCAGTAACATACATCTTTTTTAAGGCTACATTCATCCAAAGTTTATCCAGAGCATCGATTAAGGCTTGTTCTCCGGTCTCGGCATATACATCTGCAGCCCCAGCGTAGTAGTACAAAGCAAGAACAGCGTGGCCCACGGCTTCATCAGATTCTCTTAAAGGAGTCCGCTCTTGTACCATATCACCAATAGGATATCCTTTGGTTTCTGGCGTTTCTTCTACTTCATATGTGCCTCGGTTATTTATGAATTGCTCCGCTAAATCTAAGTAGTTTTTGTTTTTTGTAGTTCTGTATAATTCTACCAAACCCATAATTTGAGTTTGATTAAAGCCAAAGCGTCCGTAGCGCTCCTTGTCTGTCATGAACAATGAGTACATAAGATCGGCATGTTTAATAGCGATGTCTAAAAAGTTGGTTTGTCCGGTGATGCGGTAATGAATGCAAGCACTGGTTAGTAAATGTCCAGAATTATACATCTCATGAAACTTTCTGTTTTCATAAGGTTCTCTATCATCAAAGAGCTGTATTTGAGTTTGTAAATAGCCGTTTTCTCTTTGTGCTTTGCCGATGATGGTTATGTAGTCATCTATTTCAGTTCGTAGTTTTTTATCTTTATTTTGTCCATATACATACATGATGGCTTCCATGAATTTATAGAAATCACCATCATGCCAATGCATACCCTTATGTTCTCCTTCTTGTAACCCCGCAGCTATTTTAAAATTGTTCAGCGCATGACCCTTATCGCCCGTTAGTAAGCTCCTCATGTAAGGAATCATTTTGGTTTCAGCAGTTTTAAATTTTTCTGCCCAAAAGCCTTCCGTCCATTGGCATTCCCCAAAATCGATACTTTTAAATTTTACATGTGGACTATGAACATTGTTTAATATGCCCTTGCCAGCATCTAAGCTGTAACTGGCTGATGGTGTGCTGGTGTTCGCTGCGACAGTTTTTTTTGTATCTGGGTTGCAAGAAATTAATAATATCCCAATTAAGGTCAGTAATGGTATCCTTTTCATGTTCATCTGGAAACGTTTAGTTGAGTTTTAGTCTTTTAAAAGTGAAGGAATCTCATTTTTTATGAGTTCAGGGGTGCGGTACCGGTCCATACGTTCTATGTCGTAGTTTTCAAAGCTTCTTTTTAGCATCCATAGAGGGCGTTCTAAAGTAGATTCCCATTCGAACATTTTTTTAAACATGCTTTTAACACGTTCCGGATGTGTCGTAGCTAAATCAGTTTGCTCTCCTATATCTGTAGATAAATCATATAGTTCTGCAGGTCTATCTGCAAAACGGATCAGCTTCCAGTCGTCTTCTCTAAAAGCTAAGCGAACTTCTTTTTTCCAGAACAGTGTTTGGTGTGGTCTTTCCTTAATCTCGTTTTTGATGTATGGAATAAGATTTACACCATCTACATCTTTTAATTCTGATACATTACCTCCGCCAGCGGCATAAAAGGTAGGGAGTAAATCTAAGGTGCTGATTGGATAATTATAGCGACTACCTTTTTTTAACTCTTTAGGCCAACTTATAACAAAAGGCACTCTAATTCCGCCTTCTAAATGATTTGATTTAGTACCGCTGAGTGGTAAGTTTAATGAGGCATTTTTATCTGTTGGGCCTCCATTATCATTGGAAAATACAACGATGGTGTTTTTGTCTAATCCTAGCTTTTTCAATTTATGTAAAACCTTACCACATGCCCTGTCTAAGGCTAAAGTCATTGCGGCTAGTTCCTTGCGTTTGCCTGTTAAGTCAGGGAAGGTATTCATGTCTTCCTCGGTAGCCTCCATAGGAGTGTGCACGGCATTAAAAGCTAAGTAAATAAAGAAAGGATTTTTCTTATTCTTCTCTATAAAAGAAATGGCTTCATCGGCTAAAGCATCCGTGACATATCGTTGAGGTTCTTCAAAGTTGCCAAAGCCTCTTTCCATTTTTGTGTCATGATGAGCGCTAGAAGCTTCTTCGTAGCCAAAATAGCTGCGGGCGCCGCCTCTAAAACCATAAAACTCATCGAACCCTCTTTTAGTTGGGTGAAAACGGTCTGCATCACCTAAATGCCATTTACCGTACATGGCCGTTTTATAACCTAATTTTTTTAGATAATCGGCAATAGTTACTTGATCTAGAGGTAAGCCCATATCATCAGCCAGAAATTTTGAGTTTTCACTCATGTATCCGGGCACGTTTATTTCCTCATAACCAAAACGCTGTTGATATTTTCCTGTAATTAAACCCGCCCGAGATGGGCCGCAAGTAGCATCGGTCACATAACCTTGCGTAAAAGTAACCCCTTGTTGGGCTAATTTATCTAGGTTAGGCGTTTTCATTTCGGTACTACCTTGAAATCCAAAATCGGCATAACCTGCATCATCAGCAAATAAGATAATAATATTTGGTTGCTCTTGTGCAGCGCTTATATGATATAAGCCAATCGAAAAAAGTATAAAAAGGATTCTCATTTTCAAATTATTAATTATAATTCTTATTTATTGATGAAATAATAATAAATACATAGAATAATTACAAAATAATAGAAAACTAAGAGAAAGAGGGTAGCTGATTTTATCCGGTTATAGCACTATATTATCCATATTGAACTATGAGAAGTGTATAAATAGATATTTGAAGGTTAAATTTGAGATGCAACTTCCATAAACTCTACAGGAGCTCCCTTGTGTTTTATAAATGCTACACGCACGCCTTCATCAGGAGAAAAAATATCAACTAAAATATCTTTGCCCTGTAAAGCATCTTCCATATTGGCAACTACATAAGCTACGTGTGGAATGGTACGTACTAATTCTGGCATGGGGCTATCGGCATCAAACTTTACCCATTCAATTTGATATTCATCTTTTTCAAATTTGGTATAATGAATTTTTCCAGGTTCGTAAAAACCATCCCATTCTTTTTCTTCATTTGTAGGTATGCCGATATGGCTAAATTTATAGTTCATACTAGAAATTACGGGAGCTTAAATTATTTCGGCTACTGGGCCTTTTTAGGATTGACTGTTTTGCGTTAGTTTATAAAATCTACAATTTCA
Coding sequences within:
- a CDS encoding MFS transporter, whose amino-acid sequence is MNTYKKNAYSYALIVAMGGFVFGLDAALISGTVKFISQEFALNDLQLGMVVGAPALGVLLALFFAGYACNKYGRRKTLQIVAALYVFSAIGSAFAPNYISLLSFRFLGGLAFTSISLAAMYIGEIAPPKLRGKLVTMIQINIVIGLSGAYFINYLILQLGVSDAAWVQDLGFHENTWRWMLGSEILPAIAWFILLFFIPRSPAWLFYNGKQEDARLTLLKLLPEDEVNEQLLDMEKSMKTSANNRSVFSQLKEIFSKNYSATFIIAFTLAIAQQTSGINAILFYAPTVFEQIGIGTDAAFMQAIWTGLTGLLFTLLGLLLVDRIGRRPMIIGGMLWVVISLGIAYVGFKTATYTLTKEAIAEMNQIPNAERLNNMVDIEYASDIALKEALIKSLGEKDAREHSSLLIQKSADINAVIVLIGILSFIAAFHFSIGPVMWVLFSEIFPISLRGIAIPFFTLITSTASWLIQMMFPTQLATFGISNTLLFYAATVFIGMLILYRYLIETKNLTIEEIQLKLQNK
- a CDS encoding glycoside hydrolase family 127 protein; this encodes MKRIPLLTLIGILLISCNPDTKKTVAANTSTPSASYSLDAGKGILNNVHSPHVKFKSIDFGECQWTEGFWAEKFKTAETKMIPYMRSLLTGDKGHALNNFKIAAGLQEGEHKGMHWHDGDFYKFMEAIMYVYGQNKDKKLRTEIDDYITIIGKAQRENGYLQTQIQLFDDREPYENRKFHEMYNSGHLLTSACIHYRITGQTNFLDIAIKHADLMYSLFMTDKERYGRFGFNQTQIMGLVELYRTTKNKNYLDLAEQFINNRGTYEVEETPETKGYPIGDMVQERTPLRESDEAVGHAVLALYYYAGAADVYAETGEQALIDALDKLWMNVALKKMYVTGAVGQAHYGASTNKDKIEEGFINEYMMPNTTAYNETCANICNSMFSYRMLGLHGEAKYADVMETVLYNSALSGINIEGDRYYYANPLRTVHGARDYDKMNTEFPTRQEYLECFCCPPNLVRTIAQVSGWAYSKSENGIAVNLYGGNNLATTLNDGSALKLKQETKYPWEGDIAISIEACKDEAFDILLRIPEWVIGSKITINDEEANIETTPGAYATINQRWKKGDVIRLSMPLDINLIEGHGRIEEVRNQVAIKRGPVVYCLESVDLPEDSSILEAYIKGDTRNLKSAYHPEFLGGVTTISGEVLLRKETANSTAMYQKVNQPEWNTFKTTFIPYFTWSNRSNEETEMSVFLPVIWE
- a CDS encoding sulfatase-like hydrolase/transferase → MRILFILFSIGLYHISAAQEQPNIIILFADDAGYADFGFQGSTEMKTPNLDKLAQQGVTFTQGYVTDATCGPSRAGLITGKYQQRFGYEEINVPGYMSENSKFLADDMGLPLDQVTIADYLKKLGYKTAMYGKWHLGDADRFHPTKRGFDEFYGFRGGARSYFGYEEASSAHHDTKMERGFGNFEEPQRYVTDALADEAISFIEKNKKNPFFIYLAFNAVHTPMEATEEDMNTFPDLTGKRKELAAMTLALDRACGKVLHKLKKLGLDKNTIVVFSNDNGGPTDKNASLNLPLSGTKSNHLEGGIRVPFVISWPKELKKGSRYNYPISTLDLLPTFYAAGGGNVSELKDVDGVNLIPYIKNEIKERPHQTLFWKKEVRLAFREDDWKLIRFADRPAELYDLSTDIGEQTDLATTHPERVKSMFKKMFEWESTLERPLWMLKRSFENYDIERMDRYRTPELIKNEIPSLLKD